In Polaribacter sp. Hel_I_88, the following proteins share a genomic window:
- a CDS encoding Maf family nucleotide pyrophosphatase, whose protein sequence is MLKEKLKDYNIILASKSPRRQQFFKDLNLDFTIQLKEVEEIYPKELKGIEITEFLADLKSKAFINLTDKDLLITSDTIVWLENKALGKPKNEADAFKMLQNLSGKKHEVITSISIKNNNFQKIISDVTSVYFKNISDEEINYYIKNYKPFDKAGAYGIQEWIGFIGIDKIEGSYFNVVGLPVHKLYETLMDL, encoded by the coding sequence ATGCTTAAAGAAAAGCTTAAAGATTACAATATAATATTAGCTTCTAAATCTCCAAGAAGACAACAGTTTTTTAAAGATTTAAATCTCGATTTTACAATTCAACTGAAAGAAGTTGAAGAAATTTATCCAAAAGAATTAAAAGGCATAGAAATTACTGAGTTTTTAGCCGATTTAAAATCGAAAGCGTTTATAAATTTAACGGATAAAGACCTTTTAATAACTTCAGACACGATTGTTTGGTTAGAAAACAAAGCTTTAGGAAAACCAAAAAATGAAGCTGATGCATTTAAAATGTTACAAAATTTATCAGGGAAAAAGCACGAAGTAATTACATCTATCAGCATTAAAAACAACAATTTTCAAAAGATTATAAGTGATGTAACTTCAGTTTATTTTAAAAATATTTCTGATGAAGAAATCAATTATTACATCAAAAATTATAAACCTTTTGACAAAGCTGGAGCATATGGAATTCAAGAGTGGATTGGCTTTATTGGAATCGATAAAATTGAAGGAAGTTATTTTAATGTAGTGGGTTTGCCTGTTCATAAACTTTACGAAACTTTGATGGACTTATAA
- a CDS encoding transketolase family protein, which yields MKKYTFTEKKDTRSGFGDGLTELGRTNPNVVALCADLIGSLKMDQFIEENPERFFQVGIAEANMIGIAAGLTIGGKIPFTGTFANFSTGRVYDQIRQSVAYSGKNVKICASHAGVTLGEDGATHQILEDIGLMKMLPGMTVINPCDYNQTKAATIAIADFDGPVYLRFGRPKVPVFMPTDAKFEIGKGIQLTEGTDVTIVATGHLVWESLQAAEKLEAEGISVEVINIHTIKPLDEEIILKSVAKTGCIVTAEEHNIIGGLGESVARTLSLNAPTVQEFVGTNDTFGESGTPEQLMKKYGLDAEAVVKAVKKVISRK from the coding sequence ATGAAAAAATACACATTCACAGAAAAGAAAGATACACGTTCAGGTTTTGGTGATGGCCTAACAGAATTAGGAAGAACAAATCCAAACGTTGTTGCTTTATGTGCAGATTTAATTGGTTCTTTAAAAATGGATCAATTTATAGAAGAAAATCCTGAAAGATTTTTCCAAGTTGGTATTGCAGAAGCAAATATGATTGGTATTGCAGCTGGTTTAACTATTGGTGGTAAAATTCCTTTTACAGGAACTTTTGCTAATTTTTCTACAGGAAGAGTGTATGATCAAATCCGCCAATCTGTTGCGTATTCTGGTAAAAATGTAAAAATATGCGCTTCTCATGCAGGTGTAACTTTAGGTGAAGATGGAGCAACACACCAAATTTTAGAAGATATTGGTTTGATGAAAATGTTGCCTGGAATGACGGTTATAAATCCTTGTGATTACAACCAAACCAAAGCAGCAACAATTGCAATTGCAGATTTTGATGGCCCAGTTTATTTGCGTTTTGGAAGACCAAAAGTGCCAGTTTTTATGCCAACTGATGCCAAATTTGAAATAGGAAAAGGAATTCAATTAACGGAAGGAACAGATGTAACCATTGTTGCAACTGGTCATTTAGTTTGGGAGTCTTTACAAGCAGCAGAGAAATTAGAAGCTGAAGGAATATCTGTTGAAGTAATTAACATTCATACAATAAAGCCTTTAGATGAAGAAATTATCTTAAAATCTGTTGCAAAAACGGGTTGTATAGTTACAGCAGAAGAACATAACATTATTGGTGGTTTAGGAGAAAGTGTTGCAAGAACATTGTCTTTAAATGCACCAACAGTGCAAGAATTTGTAGGTACGAATGATACTTTTGGTGAGTCTGGAACTCCAGAACAATTAATGAAAAAGTATGGTTTGGATGCAGAAGCTGTTGTAAAAGCTGTTAAAAAAGTAATTTCTAGAAAATAA
- a CDS encoding transposase: protein MKIRRISDFQYSFSFLSSTEELEKFKARFLMSDLGKIYSAIPWKNLVKSFKITEAIKGPDCIFSPQGKLGLMFLKHYACCSDKRLIEQLNSNYNYQFFCGIYLGFDTLENYKIVSQIRCELAADLNISSTEKILFNYWSKYIDEQEKATTDATCYESEVRYPTDQKLLKESVDWCYKQMKIICKSLCVKLPRTKYLKWSKRYVGYSKMRRKTTKKRTSITRAFLKLLRKLLAEIKTLEKQHYFTMPNRFYKTLNTVKKIFSQQYLLFEKGEKPKNRIVSISKDYLRPIVRGKEIKKVEFGAKVNKLQIDGINFIQKISFDNFNEGTQFKNTVYKAQGLTNRKIKILGADAIYATNKNRVFATSNHIQTDFKPKGRPSKHHKEQKKLKKMITKERASRLEGGFGKEKEHYHLKKIKAKTKPTEILWIFFGIHTANCLEIGRRMQNQILQKVA from the coding sequence ATGAAAATACGAAGAATTTCTGACTTCCAGTACTCTTTTTCTTTTTTATCCTCTACAGAGGAATTAGAAAAATTCAAAGCACGTTTTTTAATGTCTGATTTAGGTAAAATTTACAGTGCAATTCCTTGGAAAAATTTAGTCAAATCATTTAAAATTACAGAAGCTATCAAAGGACCAGACTGTATTTTTAGCCCTCAAGGAAAATTAGGTTTAATGTTTTTAAAACATTATGCTTGTTGTTCTGATAAGCGTTTGATTGAGCAGTTGAATTCCAATTATAATTATCAGTTTTTTTGTGGTATTTATTTAGGATTTGATACCCTTGAAAACTATAAAATAGTGAGTCAAATACGTTGCGAATTAGCTGCTGATTTAAACATTAGTTCAACAGAAAAAATACTATTTAATTATTGGAGTAAATATATTGATGAACAAGAAAAAGCAACAACAGATGCCACTTGTTATGAGAGTGAAGTTCGCTATCCAACAGATCAAAAACTATTGAAAGAATCTGTTGACTGGTGCTATAAACAAATGAAGATAATTTGTAAATCTTTATGTGTAAAACTTCCTAGAACCAAATACTTGAAATGGTCAAAAAGATATGTTGGTTATAGTAAAATGCGAAGAAAAACAACAAAGAAAAGAACCTCCATAACAAGAGCTTTTTTAAAACTATTACGCAAATTATTAGCGGAGATTAAAACTCTTGAAAAACAACATTATTTTACAATGCCAAATCGTTTTTATAAAACACTAAATACAGTAAAAAAAATATTCTCACAACAGTATTTACTGTTTGAGAAAGGAGAAAAACCAAAGAATAGAATCGTAAGCATAAGCAAAGATTACTTACGTCCAATAGTGAGAGGAAAAGAGATAAAAAAAGTAGAATTTGGGGCAAAAGTAAACAAACTTCAAATTGATGGAATTAACTTTATACAGAAAATAAGTTTTGATAACTTTAATGAAGGGACACAATTTAAAAATACAGTTTATAAGGCACAAGGATTAACCAATAGGAAAATTAAAATACTTGGTGCAGATGCTATTTATGCAACGAATAAGAACAGAGTTTTTGCAACTTCAAACCATATACAAACAGACTTCAAACCTAAAGGAAGACCTTCAAAGCATCATAAAGAGCAAAAAAAGCTCAAAAAAATGATTACCAAAGAAAGAGCTTCTAGATTAGAGGGGGGTTTTGGTAAAGAAAAGGAACATTATCATCTAAAAAAGATAAAAGCGAAAACCAAACCAACAGAAATACTTTGGATATTCTTTGGTATTCATACTGCAAATTGCCTTGAAATTGGCAGAAGAATGCAAAATCAAATTTTACAAAAAGTAGCCTAA
- a CDS encoding IS1182 family transposase, giving the protein MSRKVVFKTYTQDQLSLLPPSYDDLVPKNHPVRIVNTIIDHVDISKLEESYKGGGTSSYHPRMLLKILIYAYLRNLYSSRKIEQALSENIHFMWLSGQNKPDHNTINDFRGKRLQEHFKPIFHQVVLLLVEQGVISLKDIFVDGTKIEANANRYTFVWGKSIKTSKTRIEKQLKELWSYVEKVYKEEQHIPNTPDFEQINAEQVEATIDKINEVLQGKVIDKKVKQKLNYAKKNWPANLAKYEKQEAILQGRNSYSKTDNDATFMRMKDDHMQNGQLKPAYNIQASTNNQYLTNYTLAQTTADTTTLKEHLNNHIENYDQTPETLTADAGYGSEENYTDLEDKEITAFVKYNYFHKEQLDKKRGKTNPFHPNELHYNREKDLYYCPIGQEMKLIDTYKRNTKNGFIQEIHRYQAQNCKGCPLRTLCHKSKTNRVIERNYNLIRLKSKAKILLNSEQGIAKRKQRCWDVEAVFGNIKQNMNFKRFMLRGTRKVNVEIGLIAMAHNLKKYSLTI; this is encoded by the coding sequence ATGAGCAGAAAAGTTGTTTTTAAGACTTACACTCAAGATCAGTTGAGTCTTTTACCTCCCAGTTATGATGATTTAGTTCCAAAGAATCATCCAGTTCGTATTGTTAATACGATTATAGACCATGTAGATATTAGTAAATTAGAAGAGAGTTATAAAGGTGGAGGCACCTCAAGCTATCACCCAAGAATGTTGCTAAAAATATTAATTTATGCTTATTTACGTAATTTATATTCTTCAAGAAAAATAGAACAAGCTTTATCAGAGAACATCCATTTTATGTGGTTAAGTGGACAAAACAAACCTGATCATAACACAATTAATGATTTTAGAGGTAAAAGACTTCAAGAACATTTCAAGCCCATATTCCATCAAGTAGTTTTACTGCTTGTTGAGCAAGGAGTTATCAGTTTAAAAGATATTTTTGTAGATGGTACTAAAATAGAAGCCAATGCAAATCGCTATACTTTTGTTTGGGGTAAATCTATTAAAACCAGTAAAACTCGCATTGAAAAACAGTTGAAAGAGCTTTGGTCTTATGTAGAGAAGGTTTACAAAGAGGAACAACATATACCCAATACACCAGATTTTGAGCAGATAAATGCGGAGCAAGTTGAAGCTACAATTGATAAAATAAATGAAGTTTTACAAGGCAAAGTAATTGATAAAAAAGTAAAGCAGAAGCTGAATTATGCCAAGAAAAACTGGCCAGCTAATTTAGCGAAATATGAAAAACAAGAAGCTATTTTACAGGGTAGAAATAGTTATAGTAAAACTGATAATGACGCTACTTTTATGCGAATGAAAGATGATCATATGCAAAATGGACAACTCAAACCTGCCTATAATATACAAGCCTCTACCAACAATCAATACCTTACCAATTACACTTTAGCACAAACCACAGCAGACACCACTACTTTAAAAGAACACCTTAACAATCATATCGAAAATTATGACCAAACTCCAGAGACGCTCACAGCAGATGCAGGCTATGGAAGTGAAGAAAATTATACAGATTTAGAAGATAAAGAAATTACCGCTTTTGTAAAATACAATTACTTCCATAAAGAGCAATTAGATAAAAAAAGAGGAAAAACAAATCCTTTCCATCCTAATGAATTACATTATAATAGAGAGAAAGATCTTTATTACTGTCCTATAGGACAAGAAATGAAACTTATAGATACTTATAAAAGAAATACTAAGAACGGATTTATCCAAGAAATACACAGATACCAAGCACAAAACTGTAAAGGTTGCCCTTTAAGAACACTATGTCATAAATCAAAAACAAATCGAGTTATAGAAAGGAATTATAATTTAATACGATTAAAATCAAAAGCTAAAATATTACTCAACTCTGAACAAGGCATTGCAAAGCGAAAACAACGCTGTTGGGATGTAGAAGCTGTTTTTGGAAATATCAAACAAAACATGAACTTTAAACGATTTATGCTAAGAGGAACCCGTAAAGTAAATGTTGAAATAGGGCTAATTGCAATGGCACATAACTTAAAAAAGTACAGTTTAACTATTTAG
- a CDS encoding DUF4252 domain-containing protein has translation MKKFTTLCSLVFLVLFATACKNEKSLQSYLVEANEKAGFSSIDVPVSSVLSPKADVSDDVKETIKSIKKINVVFLQKTQENETVYETEKATLKNIFKDNKEYKTLSSMKMKGMNMNIYYSGETDSIDEIVAFGYSQEVGVGVARLLGENMNPSKIMEVISDMEMDPSNLQSFSAIFKGK, from the coding sequence ATGAAAAAATTTACCACCTTATGTTCTTTAGTCTTTTTAGTCCTTTTTGCAACTGCTTGTAAAAACGAAAAATCGCTACAGAGTTATTTAGTAGAAGCCAATGAGAAAGCAGGATTTTCTTCTATAGATGTACCTGTAAGTTCAGTATTAAGTCCTAAAGCAGATGTTTCAGATGATGTAAAAGAAACTATTAAAAGCATCAAAAAAATAAATGTTGTGTTTCTTCAAAAAACTCAAGAAAATGAAACTGTTTACGAAACTGAAAAAGCAACGTTAAAAAATATTTTTAAAGATAATAAAGAGTATAAAACTTTATCATCTATGAAAATGAAAGGAATGAATATGAATATTTATTACTCAGGAGAAACAGATTCAATAGATGAAATTGTTGCTTTTGGATATAGTCAAGAAGTTGGAGTAGGAGTAGCCAGGTTGTTGGGAGAAAATATGAACCCTTCAAAAATTATGGAAGTAATTAGTGACATGGAAATGGATCCAAGCAACTTACAAAGTTTTAGTGCTATTTTTAAAGGAAAATAA
- the ytxJ gene encoding bacillithiol system redox-active protein YtxJ, translating into MGIFNNMFGGNKDEKSKEKKKSYLNWIPLTSLEQLEEIKEQSKTNAVLIFKHSTRCGISKMVIKQFENLFEEEHQNLKVYYLDLLNYRDISTEIGEMFQVMHQSPQLIVVQNGVSVHHASHSDITETNLTRFV; encoded by the coding sequence ATGGGTATATTTAATAACATGTTTGGAGGTAATAAGGATGAAAAATCAAAAGAGAAAAAAAAGTCATACTTAAATTGGATTCCTTTAACATCTTTAGAGCAGTTAGAAGAAATTAAAGAACAATCTAAAACAAATGCAGTTTTAATTTTTAAACATTCTACACGATGTGGAATTAGTAAAATGGTGATTAAGCAGTTTGAAAATTTGTTCGAGGAAGAGCATCAAAACTTAAAAGTGTATTATTTAGATTTATTAAATTACAGAGATATATCTACAGAAATAGGCGAAATGTTTCAAGTTATGCACCAGTCACCACAATTAATTGTGGTTCAAAATGGAGTTTCTGTTCATCATGCATCACATTCTGACATCACAGAAACAAATTTAACAAGATTTGTATAG
- a CDS encoding histidine phosphatase family protein, with protein MKKYFFLFVFAFSLLVSCSSDETTTYYLIRHSEKDRFDKTNNNPNLSFEGEKRAQKWATYFKDIELDAVYSTNYNRTIQTATPTAMSKKIELQFYNPSKMYDSIFQANTKGKTVLVVGHSNTTPVFANEILGEKKYENMDDHDNASLYKVTISGDDKTSSVEKIEN; from the coding sequence ATGAAAAAATATTTCTTCCTTTTTGTCTTTGCTTTTAGTCTATTGGTTTCTTGTTCTTCTGATGAAACTACGACTTATTATTTAATTCGTCATTCAGAAAAAGACAGATTTGATAAGACCAACAACAATCCTAATTTAAGTTTTGAAGGTGAAAAAAGAGCACAAAAATGGGCCACTTATTTTAAAGATATTGAATTAGATGCTGTGTATTCTACCAATTATAATAGAACCATTCAAACAGCAACTCCAACAGCAATGAGCAAGAAAATAGAGTTACAATTCTATAATCCTTCTAAAATGTACGATTCAATTTTTCAAGCTAATACCAAAGGAAAAACTGTTTTAGTGGTTGGTCATAGCAACACAACTCCAGTTTTTGCCAATGAAATTTTAGGCGAAAAGAAATACGAAAATATGGATGATCATGACAATGCTAGTCTTTATAAAGTAACTATTTCTGGCGATGACAAAACGAGTTCTGTTGAAAAAATAGAAAATTAA
- the clpB gene encoding ATP-dependent chaperone ClpB, whose amino-acid sequence MNFSNYTTKSQETIQMAQQIAQSFGHNQIENEHIFKALTQVDENVLPFLLKKLNINIDIVNQIVDKQLESLPKVSGAELMISREAGKTLTEASVIAKNMKDDYVSIEHLILAIFKSKSNIAQVLKDQGVTEKHLNAAIDELRKGERVTSQSQEETYNSLNKFAKNLNDLAKNGKLDPVIGRDEEIRRLLQILSRRTKNNPILVGEPGTGKTAIAEGLAHRIVDGDVPENLKDKLIFSLDMGALIAGAKYKGEFEERLKAVIKEVTNAEGDIVLFIDEIHTLVGAGGGQGAMDAANILKPALARGELRAIGATTLDEYQKYFEKDKALERRFQKVQVNEPDTESAISILRGIKEKYETHHKVRIKDEAIIGAVELSQRYITNRFLPDKAIDLMDEAMAKLRMEINSKPEELDVLDRKVMQLEIEIEAIKRENDEVKLKSLRSDLANLKEERNEMNAKWKSEKEVVDNIQNAKAAIEDFKIEAEKAEREGDYGKVAEIRYGKIKKAQEDLEGFQKVLAENQSEKSLIKEEVTLDDIAEVVAKWTGVPVTKMIQSEREKLLKLEHQIHKRVVGQEEAIVAVSDAVRRSRAGLQNPNKPIGSFLFLGTTGVGKTELAKALAEYMFDDENAMTRIDMSEYQEKHSVSRLVGAPPGYVGYDEGGQLTEAVRRRPYSVVLLDEIEKAHPDTFNVLLQVLDEGRLTDNKGRVADFKNTIIIMTSNMGSHIIQEKFADPKADLEAVTEVAKIEVMGLLKQSVRPEFLNRIDDVIMFTPLNEKDIFQIVKLQIEHLKKMIGKQDITLDATDEAISYLAKKGYQPEFGARPVKRVIQKEVLNQLSKEILSGKITIDSIILLDAFDDKLVFRNQSDLVEEL is encoded by the coding sequence ATGAATTTTAGTAATTATACCACAAAATCGCAAGAAACCATACAAATGGCGCAGCAAATTGCGCAAAGTTTTGGTCATAATCAAATAGAAAACGAACATATTTTCAAAGCACTAACACAAGTAGACGAAAATGTATTGCCTTTTTTATTAAAGAAATTAAACATCAATATTGATATTGTAAATCAAATTGTTGATAAGCAATTAGAAAGTCTTCCAAAAGTTTCTGGAGCAGAATTAATGATTTCTAGAGAAGCAGGTAAAACGTTAACTGAGGCTTCTGTGATTGCAAAAAACATGAAAGATGATTATGTTTCAATCGAGCATTTAATTCTAGCTATTTTTAAATCGAAAAGCAATATTGCTCAGGTTTTAAAAGATCAAGGAGTAACAGAAAAGCATCTAAATGCAGCTATTGATGAATTAAGAAAAGGCGAACGAGTAACTTCTCAATCGCAAGAAGAAACCTATAATTCTTTAAATAAATTTGCTAAAAATTTAAATGATTTAGCCAAAAACGGAAAATTAGATCCAGTAATTGGTAGAGATGAAGAAATCCGTAGATTGTTACAGATTTTATCTCGTAGAACAAAAAATAACCCAATTTTAGTAGGTGAACCAGGAACTGGTAAAACTGCGATTGCAGAAGGTTTAGCACATAGAATTGTAGATGGTGATGTCCCAGAAAATCTAAAAGACAAATTAATTTTTTCTTTGGATATGGGTGCACTAATTGCAGGTGCAAAATACAAAGGGGAATTTGAGGAGCGTTTAAAGGCAGTCATCAAAGAAGTTACCAATGCAGAAGGAGATATTGTACTTTTTATTGATGAAATTCATACATTAGTTGGTGCTGGAGGTGGACAAGGTGCCATGGATGCAGCCAATATTTTAAAACCTGCTTTGGCTCGTGGAGAATTACGTGCAATTGGAGCAACTACTTTAGATGAATATCAAAAATATTTTGAAAAAGACAAAGCTTTAGAAAGACGTTTCCAAAAAGTGCAAGTAAATGAGCCAGATACAGAAAGTGCTATTTCTATTTTAAGAGGTATTAAAGAAAAGTACGAAACACATCATAAAGTTCGTATTAAAGATGAAGCTATTATTGGTGCTGTAGAATTGTCTCAGAGATATATTACAAACCGTTTTTTACCAGATAAAGCCATTGATTTAATGGATGAAGCTATGGCTAAATTGCGAATGGAAATCAATTCTAAACCAGAAGAATTAGATGTTTTAGATAGAAAAGTGATGCAATTAGAAATCGAAATTGAAGCGATTAAACGTGAAAATGACGAAGTTAAATTAAAATCTTTACGTTCTGATTTGGCAAATCTAAAAGAAGAACGCAATGAAATGAATGCAAAATGGAAATCTGAAAAAGAAGTTGTTGATAATATTCAGAATGCAAAAGCAGCTATTGAAGATTTTAAAATTGAAGCTGAAAAAGCAGAACGTGAAGGAGATTATGGAAAAGTAGCAGAAATTAGATATGGAAAAATTAAAAAAGCACAGGAAGATTTAGAAGGTTTTCAGAAAGTTTTGGCAGAAAATCAATCTGAAAAATCCTTGATAAAAGAGGAAGTAACTTTAGATGATATTGCAGAAGTTGTTGCAAAATGGACAGGTGTTCCTGTAACTAAAATGATTCAATCTGAACGAGAAAAATTATTGAAACTAGAACATCAAATTCATAAAAGAGTTGTGGGTCAAGAAGAAGCGATTGTTGCAGTTTCTGATGCTGTTAGAAGATCTAGAGCTGGTTTGCAAAACCCAAATAAACCTATTGGGAGTTTCCTATTTTTAGGAACCACAGGAGTTGGAAAAACGGAGTTGGCAAAAGCATTAGCAGAATATATGTTTGATGATGAAAATGCGATGACCAGGATTGACATGAGTGAATATCAAGAAAAACATTCTGTAAGTAGATTAGTTGGTGCACCTCCAGGTTATGTGGGGTATGATGAAGGTGGGCAATTAACAGAAGCTGTAAGAAGAAGACCATATTCTGTAGTCTTATTAGATGAAATTGAAAAAGCGCATCCAGATACTTTTAATGTGTTGTTGCAAGTTTTAGATGAAGGTAGATTAACAGACAATAAAGGTAGAGTTGCAGATTTTAAAAACACGATTATTATTATGACATCGAATATGGGAAGCCATATTATTCAAGAAAAGTTCGCAGATCCAAAAGCAGATTTAGAAGCAGTTACAGAAGTTGCAAAAATTGAAGTAATGGGTTTATTGAAACAATCTGTAAGGCCAGAATTCTTAAACAGAATTGATGATGTAATTATGTTTACGCCTTTAAATGAAAAGGATATCTTTCAAATTGTAAAATTACAAATTGAACATTTAAAGAAAATGATTGGCAAACAAGACATTACATTAGATGCAACAGATGAGGCAATTAGTTATTTGGCTAAAAAAGGATATCAGCCAGAATTTGGAGCAAGACCTGTAAAAAGAGTCATTCAGAAAGAGGTGTTGAATCAACTTTCTAAAGAGATTTTATCAGGAAAAATTACAATTGATAGCATTATTTTATTAGATGCTTTTGATGACAAATTGGTTTTTAGAAATCAATCTGACTTAGTTGAAGAGTTATAA
- a CDS encoding outer membrane beta-barrel protein, translating into MKKIVLFFVLAFGMIHFANAQVDFGIKGGINYNNNGEESFKNATNDIADGASAKTGFHTGLWFRGKIPILGLYIRPELLYTQVKTEFEQQSGSEDYSFKKIDVPVLIGKKFLGFANAFVGPSFQYILDDDISFNNLTTDEFDKFSVGVQFGAGVEFGKLGIDVRWERGLSENEAKFANTQRVDNRTNQIIFGVSLEL; encoded by the coding sequence ATGAAAAAAATAGTTTTATTTTTTGTACTCGCTTTTGGAATGATTCATTTTGCAAATGCACAAGTAGATTTTGGAATTAAAGGAGGAATCAATTATAATAATAATGGTGAAGAATCTTTTAAAAATGCAACCAATGATATTGCTGATGGTGCAAGTGCAAAAACTGGTTTTCATACAGGTTTGTGGTTTAGAGGTAAAATACCAATTTTAGGTTTGTATATAAGACCAGAGTTGTTGTATACACAGGTTAAAACCGAGTTTGAGCAACAAAGTGGTAGTGAAGATTATTCATTCAAAAAAATTGATGTTCCTGTTTTAATTGGTAAAAAGTTTCTAGGTTTTGCGAATGCATTCGTTGGTCCTTCTTTTCAGTATATTTTAGATGATGACATTAGCTTCAATAATTTAACTACAGATGAGTTTGATAAATTTTCTGTTGGTGTACAATTTGGTGCTGGTGTAGAGTTTGGTAAATTAGGAATCGATGTAAGATGGGAAAGAGGTTTATCTGAAAATGAAGCGAAATTTGCAAATACACAAAGAGTTGACAATAGAACAAATCAAATTATATTTGGAGTGTCTTTAGAATTATAA
- a CDS encoding DUF6503 family protein, with protein MKYFLFFFSILLCSCSSTEKKLTAQQIIDKTIVASGTDKVENSKITFSFRDLNYTAIRNNGKFELIRELDMIKDVLTNDGFTRFIEGNEAEIDEEMNQKITNSINSVHYFSVLPFGLNDKAVRKKLLPSTSIKDKEYYKVEISFVENGGGEDFEDIFIYWIGKQDFLIDYLAYSYHINGGGKRFRVLKEQCNKNGIRFVDYQNYKPLSKEIKLTNLDKAFENDQLEKISEIVLEDIKVELLD; from the coding sequence ATGAAATATTTTCTATTCTTTTTTTCTATTCTTTTATGTTCTTGTTCATCTACAGAAAAAAAATTAACAGCTCAACAAATTATTGATAAAACAATTGTTGCCTCTGGAACTGATAAAGTTGAAAATTCAAAAATTACCTTCAGTTTTAGAGATTTGAATTATACAGCCATTAGAAATAATGGCAAATTTGAGTTAATAAGAGAGTTAGACATGATTAAAGATGTTTTAACCAATGATGGTTTTACACGTTTTATTGAAGGAAATGAAGCCGAAATTGACGAAGAAATGAATCAGAAAATTACCAATTCCATTAATTCTGTACATTATTTTTCTGTGTTGCCTTTTGGTTTGAATGATAAAGCTGTTCGTAAAAAATTACTGCCATCAACAAGTATAAAAGACAAAGAATATTATAAAGTTGAAATTTCTTTTGTAGAAAATGGAGGAGGAGAGGACTTTGAGGATATTTTTATTTATTGGATTGGAAAACAAGATTTTTTAATTGATTATTTAGCCTATTCGTATCATATAAATGGAGGTGGAAAACGTTTTAGAGTTCTAAAAGAACAATGCAACAAAAACGGAATTCGTTTTGTTGATTATCAGAATTACAAACCGTTATCAAAAGAAATTAAGCTCACAAATTTAGATAAAGCTTTTGAAAACGATCAACTTGAAAAAATTTCTGAAATAGTTTTAGAAGATATTAAAGTTGAACTTTTAGATTAA
- the smpB gene encoding SsrA-binding protein SmpB, giving the protein MQKKINIQNKKARFEYEILDKFVAGIQLTGTEIKSIRLSQARITESFCEFNDRGELFIVNMYIQEYMFGHHFNHKPKSERRLLLNKRELRSLKKDVEAKGNTIVPLKLFINDRGFAKLEIALAKGKQTHDKRNVIKDRDNKRDLARIKKKFNA; this is encoded by the coding sequence TTGCAGAAAAAAATTAACATACAGAATAAAAAAGCGCGTTTCGAATATGAAATTCTCGACAAATTTGTTGCTGGAATTCAATTAACAGGAACCGAAATAAAATCGATACGATTAAGCCAAGCAAGAATTACAGAAAGCTTTTGTGAATTTAATGATCGTGGAGAATTGTTTATCGTAAATATGTACATTCAAGAATATATGTTTGGGCATCACTTTAACCATAAACCAAAAAGCGAACGTAGATTATTATTGAATAAAAGAGAATTACGTAGCTTAAAAAAAGATGTGGAAGCAAAAGGAAATACAATTGTGCCTTTAAAACTTTTTATTAATGATAGAGGTTTTGCCAAATTAGAAATAGCTTTAGCAAAAGGTAAACAAACGCATGATAAGCGTAATGTAATTAAAGACAGAGATAATAAGCGTGATTTAGCCAGAATTAAAAAGAAATTTAACGCTTAA